In Eucalyptus grandis isolate ANBG69807.140 chromosome 4, ASM1654582v1, whole genome shotgun sequence, the following proteins share a genomic window:
- the LOC104442021 gene encoding ubiquitin carboxyl-terminal hydrolase 21 yields the protein MEEDGRALGPYATADEEEVEKEVSPEENRYCCYRRRELSWWSPWYPRRRMICGPPLLLPAPPVPEIVPSGVGAGLTNLGFTCFLNAVMQCLTHTVPLVQAIRGFNHADLCDRGKEGFCVLCVLRNHIELCISSSGRIVSPFKLVHNLNNISSDFQRYQQEDAHEFQQALLDRLERCCLDSKAEDEVSARSNIVDQVFGGRLVSKLQCCSCGHCSYTYEPLIDLSLEIEHVANLSAALESFTNVEKIEDPETKFRCSNCNQEVSMEKQLLLDEEPSVAVFHLKRFKSDGFNVEKIDKHVDFPLELDLQPYTGGSRIHNVGIKYQLYAVVVHIGISPTSGHYFSFVRSSPGTWHRFDDAEVQKVQEDLVLAQDAYLLFYTKQGTPWFSSLMEAQKPNLNPDLSDASPTSVLDNLDVPCTSSPGMADIDKPIFCEPSHVSIEGAPTYPGNGSGNNSLGEVTGGAIVAKSFDHDLGENEVVNDSRDDIEAPLSSDERNCHGETSFSGRGESTTSFCGNICEPESQGLVNNDVFRPLTPVRSPSPSPASPDTYARKLSGESDGNSHLLKPHRVTCKQQLSKALDDPKRREAIRYIRQMPSSRGLRLYQAVLGPQSPGVSKKKMDRRRMRASPCKRTSPPSARPRSSHVHSVAARTR from the exons ATGGAGGAGGACGGCCGCGCGCTGGGCCCGTACGCGACGGCGGacgaggaggaggtggagaagGAGGTCTCGCCGGAGGAGAACCGGTACTGCTGCTACAGGCGGCGGGAGCTGAGCTGGTGGTCGCCGTGGTACCCGCGGAGGCGGATGATCTGCGGCCCGCCCTTGCTTCTCCCGGCGCCCCCCGTCCCCGAGATCGTGCCTTCTGGAGTG GGCGCAGGGCTTACTAATTTGGGGTTCACGTGCTTCTTGAATGCGGTAATGCAATGTCTCACTCATACTGTGCCGCTCGTCCAAGCGATCCGCGGCTTCAACCATGCCGATCTGTGCGATC GAGGCAAAGAGGGCTTCTGTGTCCTGTGCGTGCTGCGCAACCACATCGAACTCTGCATATCTTCTTCCGGCAGGATAGTTTCTCCATTCAAATTAGTCCACAATCTGAACA ATATATCTTCTGATTTTCAGAGGTATCAACAGGAAGATGCTCATGAGTTCCAACAGGCCTTGTTGGATAGACTCGAAAGGTGCTGTTTAGATTCAAAAGCAGAGGATGAAGTGTCTGCAAGAAGCAATATTGTGGATCAGGTTTTTGGCGGTCGTCTCGTAAGCAAA CTACAATGCTGCAGTTGTGGACACTGCTCCTACACTTACGAGCCCCTTATTGACCTGAGTCTGGAGATTGAACATGTGGCCAACCTTTCGGCTGCTCTGGAATCTTTCACTAATGTAGAGAAGATCGAAGATCCTGAGACAAAGTTCAGATGTTCAAACTGCAATCAAGAAGTGTCGATGGAGAAGCAGCTTCTGCTGGATGAGGAACCCTCAGTTGCTGTATTCCATTTGAAGCGATTCAAGAGTGATGGTTTCAATGTTGAGAAGATAGATAAGCATGTGGATTTTCCTTTAGAGCTTGACCTGCAGCCTTACACTGGTGGCAGTCGGATTCATAAT GTGGGAATCAAGTATCAACTCTATGCTGTTGTGGTGCATATCGGAATTTCGCCCACTTCTGGGCATTATTTTAGCTTTGTTAGGTCTTCTCCTGGGACATGGCATAGGTTTGATGACGCTGAG GTCCAGAAGGTCCAGGAGGATCTTGTGTTAGCTCAGGATGCCTACCTTCTATTTTACACAAAGCAGGGCACACCTTGGTTTTCTAGTTTGATGGAGGCACAGAAACCAAATTTAAATCCAGACTTGTCTGATGCATCACCCACATCGGTGTTGGATAATCTGGATGTGCCTTGCACTTCATCCCCTGGCATGGCTGATATTGACAAGCCCATATTTTGTGAACCTTCTCATGTTTCCATTGAAGGTGCCCCCACATATCCTGGAAATGGTTCTGGGAATAATAGCCTTGGCGAAGTTACAGGTGGTGCCATAGTAGCCAAGTCATTCGATCATGACTTGGGGGAAAATGAGGTGGTTAATGACTCCAGAGATGACATAGAGGCTCCTTTGAGTTCTGATGAGCGTAATTGTCACGGTGAAACTTCATTTAGTGGGAGGGGAGAATCCACAACCTCCTTTTGTGGGAACATCTGTGAGCCTGAAAGTCAGGGTTTGGTGAACAATGATGTTTTTCGTCCTCTGACACCCGTTCGATCTCCATCTCCCAGTCCCGCATCTCCAGATACTTATGCCAGGAAATTGTCAG GAGAAAGTGATGGAAATTCGCATCTTCTGAAACCACATCGGGTGACTTGTAAACAACAATTGAGTAAAGCTTTGGACGATCCAAAGCGAAGGGAAGCTATTCGGTACATAAGGCAAATGCCTTCTTCAAGGGGTCTTAGATTGTACCAGGCTGTGCTGGGTCCGCAAAGTCCTGGCGTTTCGAAAAAGAAGATGGACAGAAGAAGAATGAGAGCATCTCCATGTAAGAGGACTAGCCCTCCAAGTGCTCGCCCCAGGTCTAGTCATGTGCACTCCGTGGCCGCTCGAACTCGTTGA